A window of the Parabacteroides merdae ATCC 43184 genome harbors these coding sequences:
- a CDS encoding exodeoxyribonuclease X C-terminal domain-containing protein: MANPRLPNITEAEQELLYEKLNVYNQGKASYKEAGCYLVVLPREGHPDYSLWFYTPLLDRRCILFIEDLKPDIIQSLRIVTSELWYANRQILVTDYNEKRMSTHGDDLIAFGKYRGHFLYEILRIDPGYVNWIAFKYTPIIPKQERFVKMAQAYNCVYLDKMLKKKYQPRPTSRFLGKKGDKLSNLTLKITKVRVEDDPYRTCVIGTTPVFFVRQRLTAIDASGNLVNLTFASGNPSHASGQLPSLEHAYRPGEVLHISSACIAATVESYGIQYTRLNYVKIGK, from the coding sequence ATGGCAAACCCCAGATTACCCAATATCACAGAGGCGGAACAGGAACTCCTTTATGAGAAGTTGAATGTTTACAACCAAGGGAAAGCCTCTTATAAGGAGGCGGGATGTTACCTTGTGGTTTTACCGAGGGAAGGACATCCGGACTACAGCCTGTGGTTCTACACGCCTCTACTTGACAGGCGGTGCATCTTGTTTATCGAAGATTTGAAACCGGACATTATCCAGTCGCTGCGCATCGTCACTTCCGAATTGTGGTATGCCAACCGACAGATCCTGGTCACGGACTACAATGAAAAGAGGATGTCGACACACGGAGATGACCTGATCGCTTTCGGCAAATACCGCGGACACTTCCTGTATGAAATCTTGCGGATAGATCCGGGCTACGTGAACTGGATCGCCTTTAAATATACCCCTATCATCCCCAAGCAAGAACGTTTCGTCAAAATGGCACAAGCCTACAACTGCGTCTACCTGGACAAGATGCTAAAAAAGAAATACCAGCCACGTCCCACCAGCCGTTTCTTAGGAAAGAAAGGGGACAAGCTGTCCAATCTCACCCTGAAAATAACCAAAGTACGGGTAGAAGACGACCCATACAGGACCTGCGTCATCGGGACGACTCCGGTCTTCTTCGTACGCCAGCGCCTGACGGCCATCGATGCGAGCGGCAACCTGGTCAACCTGACCTTTGCATCCGGCAATCCCAGCCATGCATCCGGACAGTTGCCCTCCCTGGAACATGCCTACCGGCCGGGTGAAGTGCTACACATCTCTTCGGCATGTATCGCCGCGACGGTTGAAAGTTATGGCATACAGTACACGCGGTTGAATTATGTCAAGATTGGAAAATAA
- the pdxB gene encoding 4-phosphoerythronate dehydrogenase PdxB, with translation MKIVADNTVPFLKGIAEPIAEVKYLTSKEFTPENVQDADILIVRSIDKCTRELLEGSRVKLITSATIGFDHIDTRYCDKAGITWKNSPGCNAVSVAQYVLSGLVTIALRKGEPLQGKTIGIVGVGHVGKEVEKLCSAYGMNVLRNDPPRAEKEGKDGFVSLETIAEQADIVTFHTPLTKEGRFATRHLAGEDFFRKLQRKPWFVNASRGAVHDTDALLHARKEGKISELILDCWENEPDINRELLELATIATPHIAGFSADGKANGTRMCLKNIEKFFQVKIEKISEVIPPAPETPVIDLNRFDRNRIEQAILTSFNPLAIDRALRENPDRFEWFRTNYHHPREYGAYTIVHATPEETGQLRRLGFGIQQ, from the coding sequence ATGAAAATAGTCGCCGACAATACCGTTCCTTTTCTGAAAGGAATCGCAGAACCGATCGCAGAGGTAAAGTATCTCACTTCTAAAGAGTTTACACCAGAAAACGTACAAGATGCAGACATACTGATCGTACGGAGTATCGATAAATGTACCCGCGAACTGCTCGAAGGAAGCCGGGTGAAACTGATTACCAGCGCTACAATAGGTTTCGACCATATCGACACCCGGTATTGTGATAAGGCAGGTATCACCTGGAAGAACTCACCGGGATGCAATGCCGTCTCGGTCGCCCAATATGTGCTTTCCGGATTGGTCACGATCGCGCTTCGCAAGGGTGAACCCCTACAGGGGAAGACGATCGGGATCGTCGGTGTCGGTCATGTCGGAAAAGAGGTGGAGAAGTTATGCTCGGCCTACGGGATGAACGTGCTCCGCAACGACCCGCCACGTGCGGAGAAGGAGGGGAAAGACGGTTTCGTCTCACTGGAGACGATCGCAGAGCAAGCCGACATCGTCACCTTCCACACGCCGCTGACAAAAGAAGGCCGTTTTGCCACCCGCCACCTGGCAGGAGAAGACTTCTTCCGCAAGCTCCAACGGAAACCTTGGTTCGTCAACGCATCCAGAGGAGCCGTCCATGATACGGATGCCCTATTGCATGCCCGGAAAGAGGGTAAGATCAGTGAACTGATCTTGGACTGTTGGGAAAACGAACCGGATATAAACCGGGAATTATTGGAACTGGCCACGATAGCCACCCCGCATATTGCCGGTTTCTCGGCAGACGGGAAAGCCAATGGTACGCGTATGTGTCTGAAAAACATCGAAAAATTCTTCCAAGTGAAGATCGAGAAGATCAGCGAAGTGATTCCGCCAGCTCCCGAAACTCCGGTTATCGACTTGAATCGGTTTGACAGAAACCGGATCGAACAAGCGATCCTCACCAGTTTTAACCCGCTTGCCATAGACCGGGCGCTACGGGAAAATCCCGACAGATTCGAGTGGTTCCGGACAAACTATCATCACCCAAGAGAATACGGTGCATACACAATCGTCCATGCGACCCCGGAAGAAACCGGACAGCTCCGAAGATTGGGGTTCGGAATCCAACAATAA
- a CDS encoding carboxypeptidase regulatory-like domain-containing protein, whose product MKSLLYISILLITAYNLSAQQVIKGTVTDAGNGQPVDAATVQIRKTGRQLPLTYTLTKADGTFILPLHQADDSLFVHVSLLGYKAIRQKITAGTRLLIRLEPEIFTLKEVEIRPGRVYGQHDTINYDVSQFISPKDEAIKDVLKKLPGVDVDDDGKISYNGKNISKFYVEGMDLTDGRYNQLTNNLQAGAVKSVQILENHQPIRALQKKLTTEDIAINLKLKDNFRDRWMGTLEGSMGIPPLLWEGMGNAIQISRKSQSAYIYKGNNRGNNVTDEQNVLTQTGAKRRIGPSIPSFLSQPSFSAPLKKERLLFNNVHSFSGNRIYKLNEATQLRFNINYLHDLIQQERGSITHYYQAGDTVTLKEQNDTHIRTDRAEVAASLENNADSHYLTNDFNLSGNWERSTSRISGASSVNQHIRTPDMGIRNYLQNIWPRDKYTLELRSLLRYHNQPAHILIDGNEQTLHLQQFYLDHSFAFLRKKRNLTRQYTAGITGDINSIRNGTSLYFKPNYQWNLHKWNLTFHLPFVWTTFPAAGFSRLAANPFLYINYKFNYAWRFSFHANYKESYGSITDLYPAAYRTDYRNYRMNNGILPVYRNQSYSLYGEYKSTVREFFSTLSLNHNRGWSDRIFEQQVRDGQVSLVSHRLSNYSSGWTVKGTLSKGFYDWGLKTSLSYLLGRNNAEQLSAGERLPYRYDFMQYEPKLIWSPLRSFSASYQATIYLGRSKIGTGTRLDPLLNVVQKFQLSYELFPVEINLSADHYHNDVSRDKSVNAFFAGLFLRWKMGSWQFTAEATNLFNKKQYSYTQYSVTESYTSWINIRPREFMASVRYKF is encoded by the coding sequence ATGAAGAGCCTCCTATATATATCCATTCTCCTGATCACCGCCTACAACCTGTCTGCCCAGCAAGTCATCAAAGGGACCGTGACCGATGCCGGAAACGGCCAGCCGGTAGATGCCGCAACCGTGCAGATACGTAAAACCGGACGGCAGCTCCCGCTGACCTACACCTTGACAAAGGCCGACGGCACCTTCATCCTCCCGCTCCACCAAGCAGACGACTCACTGTTTGTCCACGTCTCACTGTTGGGATATAAAGCGATCCGGCAAAAGATCACAGCCGGGACAAGACTTCTCATCCGCCTCGAACCGGAAATCTTCACTCTGAAAGAGGTCGAGATACGTCCGGGGCGCGTCTACGGGCAACACGACACGATCAATTACGACGTGTCACAATTCATCAGTCCGAAAGACGAAGCGATCAAAGACGTACTGAAAAAACTGCCGGGAGTGGATGTAGACGACGACGGGAAAATCTCGTACAACGGGAAAAACATCAGCAAGTTCTATGTGGAAGGCATGGACCTGACAGACGGGCGGTACAACCAACTAACCAATAACTTGCAGGCGGGTGCTGTCAAGAGCGTGCAAATACTGGAAAACCATCAACCCATCCGTGCCCTGCAAAAGAAGCTGACAACCGAAGATATCGCTATCAACCTCAAACTGAAAGACAATTTCCGAGACCGCTGGATGGGGACGTTGGAAGGAAGCATGGGCATTCCCCCCCTTTTGTGGGAAGGCATGGGCAATGCCATCCAGATCAGCCGTAAAAGCCAGTCCGCCTATATTTATAAAGGGAACAACCGGGGAAACAATGTAACAGACGAACAGAACGTACTTACACAAACAGGAGCCAAAAGAAGAATAGGCCCTTCGATCCCGTCATTCCTTTCCCAGCCCTCCTTCTCCGCTCCACTGAAAAAGGAACGGCTGCTCTTTAACAACGTACATTCCTTTTCCGGCAACCGGATATACAAGCTAAACGAAGCGACACAGTTACGCTTCAACATCAACTACTTGCACGATCTCATACAACAAGAAAGGGGAAGTATCACCCATTATTACCAGGCAGGAGATACGGTTACCCTAAAGGAACAAAACGACACGCACATCCGTACCGACCGGGCGGAAGTGGCGGCAAGCCTGGAAAACAACGCCGACAGCCATTACCTGACAAACGACTTCAACCTTTCCGGCAACTGGGAAAGAAGCACGTCCCGTATCTCCGGTGCCTCATCGGTCAACCAGCACATCCGGACACCGGACATGGGCATACGCAATTACCTGCAAAACATCTGGCCACGGGACAAATACACGCTCGAACTCCGTTCACTGCTCCGCTATCACAACCAGCCTGCCCACATCCTGATAGACGGGAACGAACAGACGTTACACTTGCAACAGTTCTATCTGGACCATTCATTCGCTTTCCTGCGCAAGAAAAGGAACCTGACCCGGCAATATACAGCCGGTATAACAGGCGATATCAATTCGATCCGGAACGGAACGAGTCTGTATTTCAAACCGAACTACCAATGGAACCTGCACAAATGGAATCTGACCTTCCATCTTCCGTTCGTATGGACCACCTTTCCAGCAGCCGGCTTTTCCCGGTTGGCTGCCAATCCGTTCCTGTACATCAACTATAAGTTCAACTATGCCTGGCGTTTTTCTTTCCATGCCAACTACAAGGAAAGTTACGGAAGCATCACCGACCTCTACCCGGCTGCATACCGCACAGACTACCGCAACTATCGGATGAACAACGGTATCCTGCCCGTCTACCGCAACCAGAGCTATTCGTTGTACGGAGAGTACAAGAGCACGGTGCGCGAGTTCTTTTCCACCCTGTCGCTCAACCATAACCGGGGATGGTCCGACCGTATCTTCGAACAGCAGGTCCGCGACGGGCAAGTCTCGCTTGTCTCCCACCGCCTGTCCAACTATTCTTCCGGCTGGACGGTGAAAGGAACCCTTTCCAAAGGCTTCTACGACTGGGGACTGAAGACGTCGCTCTCTTACCTCTTAGGACGCAACAACGCGGAACAACTGAGCGCCGGCGAACGGTTGCCTTACCGGTACGATTTCATGCAATATGAACCGAAGCTGATCTGGTCGCCCCTGCGCAGCTTCTCTGCCAGCTATCAAGCGACCATCTACCTCGGACGGTCGAAGATCGGAACCGGCACACGCCTCGATCCGCTCCTGAACGTCGTCCAGAAGTTCCAGCTCTCCTACGAGCTTTTCCCTGTAGAGATCAATCTTTCGGCAGACCACTACCACAACGATGTCAGCCGGGACAAGTCTGTCAACGCTTTCTTCGCCGGCCTCTTCCTACGTTGGAAAATGGGAAGCTGGCAGTTCACAGCCGAAGCGACCAACCTGTTCAACAAGAAACAGTATAGCTACACGCAGTATTCCGTCACCGAAAGCTATACTTCCTGGATCAATATCCGTCCGCGGGAATTTATGGCCTCGGTGCGGTACAAGTTCTGA